The Terriglobia bacterium genome includes a window with the following:
- a CDS encoding tetratricopeptide repeat protein: MMHSVVAAVALAALSLPIGGAAHRKAEDGNRKYEEKAYDDALRAYTEAQVAAPEAPELHYDIGNVLYRQQNFEGAAEEFSRALLSAPPTLSPSVAYNLGNALYRMEKYDDAAKAYRRTLEAIPSDRDAKRNLELSLRAAEQKEQQKKNPQQKKDPKQEQNKDPKQQQQQQKPSSGDDQRKDEKQQAPEPKPGENRKPSEKERQPAGGMSPEDARSLLDSLGEQEKAALRKQAERRVRQEEQGPEEDW; this comes from the coding sequence ATGATGCACTCGGTGGTCGCGGCGGTGGCGCTGGCCGCGCTCTCCCTCCCGATCGGGGGCGCGGCCCACCGGAAGGCGGAGGACGGGAACCGGAAGTACGAGGAGAAGGCGTACGACGACGCCCTGCGCGCTTACACGGAGGCGCAGGTCGCCGCCCCCGAGGCCCCGGAGCTTCACTACGACATCGGGAACGTCCTCTACCGGCAGCAGAACTTCGAGGGTGCGGCGGAGGAGTTCTCGCGAGCCCTGCTGTCGGCGCCGCCGACCCTGTCCCCCTCGGTGGCGTACAACCTGGGGAACGCGCTCTACCGAATGGAGAAGTACGACGACGCGGCGAAGGCGTACCGGCGGACTCTGGAGGCCATCCCGAGCGATCGGGACGCCAAGCGGAACCTGGAGCTGTCGCTTCGCGCCGCCGAGCAGAAGGAGCAGCAGAAGAAGAACCCGCAGCAGAAGAAAGACCCGAAGCAAGAGCAGAACAAGGACCCGAAGCAGCAGCAGCAGCAGCAGAAACCGTCTTCCGGCGACGACCAGCGGAAGGACGAGAAACAGCAGGCGCCGGAGCCGAAGCCGGGAGAGAACCGCAAGCCGTCCGAGAAGGAGCGCCAGCCGGCGGGCGGGATGAGCCCCGAGGACGCGCGGAGCCTTCTCGACTCGCTGGGGGAGCAGGAGAAGGCGGCCCTGAGGAAGCAGGCGGAGCGCCGCGTGCGGCAGGAGGAGCAGGGACCGGAGGAGGACTGGTGA